The following are encoded in a window of Microbacterium sp. LWO13-1.2 genomic DNA:
- a CDS encoding ABC transporter permease produces the protein MTAVAAATVPERASRTAGVGWLRDRGMGASILVAALSAGFGVVLVDVTAYIGVVLQADPYIGDSGTLAFVVALLSVLLTGVAMYVAAIVTANTFATIIAGRTRQIALMRLIGATARAQRAEVGRQGFIVGVIGAVLGLLAGLVLAVVGVQVGAQLLDNAPSGFSVIQPLIALPAIGVALTTWAAAWAGSRRVLSVTPLQALGGSVERSHDDVSGRPGRHVGAWVLLIAGAALLAAGVVVGLVTPLGVVVAFVGGILSFTGLALGSVLFMPPVLRLVGRMLGSSATARLAAENALRYPERSSRMAIGVVMGVTLVTMFAVAMESAKQLMISQVEGDVPAEFFAPMDAFAAIMMVLVAISAVIAAVGLVNLLTIGVVQRRRELGLLRSIGLSNGQVRAMVLLEATHITVAATLTGLVLGVAYGWIAAQSLLGSVPTPPDMNPAGLVAPQVPWLPVVIIVLATALLTLVAAAAPTRLATRVAPVEALAAD, from the coding sequence GTGACCGCGGTCGCCGCAGCCACCGTGCCGGAGCGCGCATCGCGCACCGCCGGAGTCGGCTGGCTCCGCGACCGCGGCATGGGGGCGAGCATCCTCGTCGCTGCACTGTCCGCGGGATTCGGTGTCGTGCTCGTCGATGTCACCGCCTACATCGGCGTCGTCCTCCAGGCCGATCCGTACATCGGCGACAGCGGCACGCTCGCCTTCGTCGTCGCCCTGCTTTCGGTTCTGCTCACCGGGGTCGCGATGTACGTCGCGGCGATCGTCACGGCGAACACGTTCGCGACGATCATCGCCGGGCGCACGCGGCAGATCGCTCTCATGCGTCTGATCGGTGCGACCGCGCGCGCGCAGCGCGCCGAGGTCGGCCGGCAGGGATTCATCGTCGGCGTGATCGGCGCAGTCCTGGGTCTGCTCGCCGGTCTCGTGCTGGCCGTGGTCGGAGTTCAGGTCGGCGCGCAGCTGCTCGACAATGCGCCGAGCGGATTCTCGGTGATCCAGCCCCTGATCGCCCTGCCCGCGATCGGCGTCGCCCTCACCACCTGGGCCGCGGCCTGGGCGGGTTCGCGGCGGGTTCTGTCCGTGACGCCGCTGCAGGCGCTCGGCGGTTCGGTCGAGCGTTCTCATGACGACGTCTCCGGTCGGCCGGGGCGGCACGTGGGTGCCTGGGTGCTGCTCATCGCGGGTGCCGCGCTCCTCGCTGCCGGCGTGGTGGTCGGACTCGTCACCCCGCTCGGCGTGGTCGTCGCCTTCGTCGGCGGCATCCTCTCGTTCACCGGGCTCGCGCTCGGGTCGGTGCTGTTCATGCCGCCCGTGCTGCGCCTGGTCGGGCGGATGCTCGGTTCGAGCGCCACCGCCCGACTCGCGGCCGAGAACGCGCTGCGCTACCCGGAGCGATCTTCGCGGATGGCGATCGGCGTGGTCATGGGTGTGACCCTGGTGACGATGTTCGCCGTCGCGATGGAGTCGGCCAAGCAGTTGATGATCAGCCAGGTGGAGGGAGACGTTCCGGCGGAGTTCTTCGCGCCGATGGACGCCTTCGCCGCGATCATGATGGTGCTGGTCGCGATCTCCGCGGTGATCGCCGCCGTCGGCCTGGTCAACCTGCTCACGATCGGTGTCGTGCAGCGTCGGCGGGAGCTGGGATTGCTGCGCTCGATCGGTCTGTCCAACGGGCAGGTGCGCGCGATGGTGCTTCTGGAAGCGACGCACATCACGGTTGCGGCGACGCTCACCGGCCTCGTGCTCGGCGTCGCATACGGATGGATCGCCGCGCAATCGCTGCTCGGATCCGTTCCGACGCCGCCCGATATGAACCCAGCCGGGCTCGTCGCCCCGCAGGTGCCGTGGCTGCCCGTCGTCATCATCGTGCTGGCGACCGCGTTGCTCACCCTGGTGGCTGCGGCGGCTCCGACACGGCTCGCCACGCGGGTCGCGCCGGTGGAGGCGCTCGCCGCGGACTGA
- a CDS encoding ABC transporter ATP-binding protein, whose translation MEITTTDLGLAARVQHLKKTYGTGEGTVHALDGVSVGIRRGQFTAIMGPSGSGKSTLMHIMAGLDSPTEGRAWIGDTEITGLGDLDLTILRRRRVGFIFQAFNLVPTLDALGNIMLPFELDGRRPSAIERARIDGLIETLGLGSRLRHRPHQLSGGQQQRVAIARALATSPDLVFADEPTGNLDSKTGREVLRLLATASRDHGQSIAMVTHDAIAASHADRVLFLGDGRIVADHPRQSAEEISAYMLAAEVAA comes from the coding sequence CCTGGGGCTCGCCGCCCGCGTCCAGCACCTGAAGAAGACCTACGGCACGGGCGAAGGCACCGTGCATGCCCTCGACGGCGTGAGCGTCGGCATCCGCCGCGGCCAGTTCACCGCGATCATGGGCCCTTCCGGCTCCGGCAAATCCACCCTCATGCACATCATGGCGGGCCTGGACAGCCCGACCGAGGGGCGGGCATGGATCGGCGACACCGAGATCACCGGCCTCGGAGACCTCGATCTGACGATCCTGCGTCGCCGTCGCGTCGGCTTCATCTTCCAGGCGTTCAACCTGGTGCCGACCCTCGACGCACTGGGCAACATCATGCTGCCCTTCGAGCTCGACGGACGCCGCCCGAGCGCGATCGAGCGGGCCCGCATCGACGGCCTCATCGAGACCCTCGGGCTCGGATCGCGGCTGCGGCACCGCCCGCACCAGCTCTCCGGCGGTCAGCAGCAGCGCGTGGCGATCGCCAGGGCGCTGGCCACCTCGCCGGACCTCGTCTTCGCGGACGAGCCGACCGGCAACCTCGACTCGAAGACCGGGCGCGAGGTGCTGCGGCTCCTCGCGACAGCCAGCCGTGATCACGGCCAGTCGATCGCGATGGTCACGCATGACGCGATCGCCGCCAGCCATGCCGATCGCGTGCTGTTCCTCGGCGACGGCCGGATCGTCGCCGACCACCCGCGCCAGAGCGCCGAGGAGATCTCGGCGTACATGCTCGCCGCCGAGGTCGCAGCGTGA